The proteins below are encoded in one region of Aquisphaera giovannonii:
- a CDS encoding Gfo/Idh/MocA family protein, producing MKPITRRNFLGTSAATGLAMGMPAILGGRSARAASPNEAIRVAVIGMGSTTAVGGVGGRGHQLLGRLREIPDSNVKIVALCDVDQDHLDREVKIASDRGEKVAAHRDMRLIFDDKDVDAVVVALPNHWHALATIWACQSGKDVYCEKPFSHTIWEGRQMVAAARKYNRMVQAGTQRRSSPVLQKAIKDIRGGKLGAIKSAHALVYRAREGIGKVDGTTPVPASVDYDLWCGPSPKKPLGRKQLHYEWHWFWETGNGEIGNNGPHYIDVCRWALGQDDLPPRVLSIGGRFAYNDCGETPNTQLAWLDYRPAPIICEVRNVSVKQGAIGSYRHRTGGVLIDCEHGYFAGDMSGGAFFERSGKKWLKETPDKKVKDFPDDGSSKAIEATHLANFFAAVRSRNRAELTAEALDGHISAACCHLPNISHRLGKRLPAEAIRAVVQSDGDLADAFDRLRAHLEENGIDLDRSRATLGAGLTLAHGKSLFTGPHAEAAAPLATRIYRDPFVVPESV from the coding sequence ATGAAACCAATCACGCGCAGGAACTTCCTCGGCACCTCGGCGGCGACGGGTCTGGCGATGGGGATGCCGGCGATCCTCGGCGGGCGGTCGGCGCGGGCGGCGAGCCCGAACGAGGCGATCCGCGTGGCGGTGATCGGGATGGGGTCGACGACGGCGGTCGGCGGCGTGGGGGGGCGGGGGCATCAGCTCCTCGGCCGGCTCCGCGAGATCCCCGATTCGAACGTGAAGATCGTCGCGCTCTGCGACGTGGACCAGGACCACCTGGATCGCGAGGTGAAGATCGCCTCGGACCGCGGGGAGAAGGTCGCCGCGCATCGGGACATGCGGCTGATTTTCGACGACAAGGACGTCGACGCCGTGGTCGTCGCCCTGCCCAACCACTGGCACGCCCTGGCGACGATCTGGGCCTGCCAGTCGGGCAAGGACGTCTACTGCGAGAAGCCGTTCTCGCACACGATCTGGGAGGGGCGGCAGATGGTGGCCGCCGCCCGCAAGTACAACCGGATGGTCCAGGCCGGCACCCAGCGCCGCTCCAGCCCGGTCCTCCAGAAGGCGATCAAGGACATCCGCGGCGGCAAGCTCGGCGCCATCAAGTCCGCGCACGCCCTCGTCTACCGCGCCCGCGAGGGGATCGGCAAGGTGGACGGCACGACGCCCGTCCCCGCCTCCGTCGATTACGACCTCTGGTGCGGGCCCTCCCCGAAGAAGCCGCTCGGGCGCAAGCAGCTCCACTACGAGTGGCACTGGTTCTGGGAGACGGGCAACGGCGAGATCGGCAACAACGGGCCGCACTACATCGACGTCTGCCGCTGGGCGCTCGGCCAGGACGACCTGCCCCCGCGCGTGCTGAGCATCGGCGGCCGGTTCGCCTACAACGACTGCGGCGAGACGCCCAACACCCAGCTCGCCTGGCTCGACTACCGCCCCGCCCCCATCATCTGCGAGGTCCGGAACGTGAGCGTGAAGCAGGGGGCGATCGGCAGCTACCGGCACCGGACCGGCGGCGTCCTGATCGACTGCGAGCACGGCTACTTCGCCGGCGACATGAGCGGCGGCGCCTTCTTCGAGCGCTCCGGCAAGAAGTGGCTCAAGGAGACCCCCGACAAGAAGGTCAAGGACTTCCCCGACGACGGCAGCTCGAAGGCCATCGAGGCGACGCACCTCGCCAACTTCTTCGCCGCCGTCCGCAGCCGCAATCGCGCCGAGCTGACCGCCGAGGCCCTGGACGGCCACATCTCCGCCGCCTGCTGCCACCTCCCGAACATCTCCCACCGCCTGGGCAAGCGGCTCCCCGCCGAAGCCATCCGCGCCGTCGTCCAGTCCGACGGCGACCTGGCCGACGCCTTCGACCGACTCCGCGCCCACCTGGAGGAGAACGGAATCGACCTCGACAGGTCCCGCGCCACCCTGGGCGCGGGCCTCACCCTCGCCCACGGCAAGTCCCTCTTCACCGGCCCCCACGCCGAGGCCGCCGCCCCCCTGGCCACCCGGATCTACCGCGACCCGTTCGTCGTGCCGGAGAGCGTGTGA
- a CDS encoding porin yields the protein MQFPEDPSVLRRRGPACVVALLLILPSARAQEPSPPLPAPSLPAGEAAGADASVESRLQRLEAANQQLLEQNQDLSRQLRDVTEMLRGRPAAGAAGAAASNGGGGGAGGGSPSIGSAAGGGDLMAPALGGPADRSAGAGANSLAGTPSRGASFGGGDLISFDPSDPDDASGITMRGRFGRRFVNNGLWFESPDKVFQFHVGGRSQMDASMFAAGNEVQFGENGIGKLRDGVDPRRMRVRLEGAMWENMLFCSEFDFINSSIPQGAAGAGPLTSVSNTPAAGIPVPLDLWVTFRKIPYIGHIRVGNQKEPMGFERLTSSRFLNFMERSFNQEAFYAPWDNGFDPGISTFSTYANRRGTYALGVYRVTSNPWAYSVGGGAVKVTGRATYLMMYRDEGRKLMHLGLSFRQSGYENGQERFRVRGPERAGLSTVWPLYANTGVINGSGGQQYLNLESANVFGRWTIDAEYLFAWSQNAFVAGRPGVGTLFYSGGYVEVLCMLTGEHRAYIRESGLYDRVVPRKNAYWVEGAKGAPNEFGGGAWQVGLRYNYLNLDDKNINGGVLKDITLGLNWFINPNMKFQWNYSVTDRHSPGGQSDGIIQGFGSRFAMDF from the coding sequence ATGCAATTTCCTGAAGATCCATCGGTCCTGCGTCGACGCGGGCCTGCATGCGTTGTCGCCCTCCTCCTCATCCTGCCGTCGGCGAGGGCGCAGGAGCCCAGCCCGCCGCTCCCGGCCCCGAGCCTCCCGGCCGGCGAGGCCGCGGGGGCCGACGCGTCGGTCGAGTCCAGGCTCCAGCGGCTGGAGGCGGCGAACCAGCAGCTCCTGGAGCAGAATCAGGACCTCTCCCGGCAGTTGCGGGACGTGACGGAGATGCTCCGGGGCCGCCCCGCCGCGGGCGCGGCCGGTGCGGCGGCCTCGAACGGGGGCGGCGGCGGTGCCGGCGGCGGCTCGCCCTCGATCGGCTCGGCGGCGGGCGGGGGCGACCTCATGGCCCCGGCGCTGGGGGGCCCGGCGGATCGGAGCGCCGGGGCGGGCGCCAACAGCCTCGCGGGCACGCCCTCGCGGGGCGCCTCGTTCGGCGGCGGCGACCTGATCTCGTTCGACCCCAGCGACCCGGACGACGCCAGCGGCATCACCATGAGGGGCCGGTTCGGCCGGCGGTTCGTGAACAACGGGCTCTGGTTCGAGTCCCCCGACAAGGTCTTCCAGTTCCACGTCGGCGGCCGGTCCCAGATGGACGCGTCGATGTTCGCCGCCGGCAACGAGGTCCAGTTCGGCGAGAACGGCATCGGCAAGCTCCGCGACGGCGTGGACCCGCGGCGGATGCGCGTCCGGCTGGAAGGCGCGATGTGGGAGAACATGCTCTTCTGCTCGGAATTCGACTTCATCAACAGCTCGATCCCGCAGGGGGCCGCCGGCGCCGGGCCGCTGACGAGCGTCTCCAACACGCCGGCGGCGGGCATCCCGGTGCCGCTGGACCTCTGGGTCACCTTCCGGAAGATCCCCTACATCGGCCACATCCGGGTCGGCAACCAGAAGGAGCCGATGGGCTTCGAGCGGCTGACGAGCAGCCGGTTCCTCAACTTCATGGAGCGGTCGTTCAACCAGGAGGCCTTCTACGCCCCCTGGGACAACGGCTTCGACCCCGGCATCTCGACCTTCAGCACCTACGCCAACCGCCGCGGGACCTACGCGCTGGGGGTGTACCGGGTCACGTCCAATCCGTGGGCCTACTCGGTCGGCGGCGGGGCCGTGAAGGTCACGGGCCGGGCGACGTACCTCATGATGTACAGGGACGAGGGCCGGAAGCTGATGCACCTGGGCCTGTCGTTCCGCCAGAGCGGCTACGAGAACGGCCAGGAGCGGTTCCGCGTCCGGGGCCCGGAGCGCGCCGGCCTGAGCACCGTCTGGCCGCTCTACGCCAACACGGGCGTGATCAACGGCAGCGGCGGGCAGCAGTACCTCAACCTGGAATCGGCGAACGTCTTCGGCCGGTGGACGATCGACGCCGAGTACCTGTTCGCCTGGTCGCAGAACGCCTTCGTCGCGGGCCGGCCGGGCGTGGGCACGCTCTTCTACTCCGGCGGCTACGTCGAGGTGCTGTGCATGCTCACCGGCGAGCACCGGGCCTACATCCGCGAGTCGGGCCTCTACGACCGCGTCGTGCCGCGGAAGAACGCCTACTGGGTCGAGGGGGCGAAGGGGGCCCCCAACGAGTTCGGCGGCGGCGCCTGGCAGGTCGGCCTCCGCTACAACTACCTCAACCTCGACGACAAGAACATCAACGGCGGGGTGCTCAAGGACATCACCCTGGGCCTGAACTGGTTCATCAACCCGAACATGAAGTTCCAGTGGAACTACAGCGTCACCGACCGGCATTCGCCAGGGGGGCAGAGCGATGGGATCATCCAGGGCTTCGGCAGCCGGTTCGCGATGGACTTCTGA
- a CDS encoding glycosyltransferase → MPPTAGSEWAAALALIGLCLTVLPALPVRRTWARTAVIAFSLAIAGRYLHWRLVETVLPADARGVRGAWIWVVFAFEVVAILNCAITYAMLTRTSDRTPEADAHEHRLRCMPPECLPRVDVFLCTYNEGIEVLEGPIVAAKNMDYPNFTVWVLDDGRRPWLRAFCEEQGVEYLTRPDNAHAKAGNINHALARTDGELFAILDADFAPRQDFLMRTVGFFDDPRVAIVQTPHHFLNTDLYEMNLGLGEHSPNEQRLFFDTIQASRDAWDCSFCCGSASVQRRSALMEIGGIPTESVTEDILSSLLLLRRGYVTRFLNEPLAFGLSPESVKGMFVQRQRWCRGGLQLLFLRGGVLGPGLTWLQRLFFLPSDWLVQTPVRLFAVLVPILYLWTGIPPLENAELADLVRYQLPMLIALMAPMVWISKGRYLPFVSTGFSLFLSFRLVPTILSTLIKPFGEPFRVTPKGAGAGRGVDYFARGCASGLMAATMLGLLLNGIPGTRVIADPEHRAAATFFSMLNIGCLVLAILASRDRGRSREAERLRTSATVICEREDGRRVRASLVDISAGGAGLLWPEGVPTPRSVKLLVPGGDALRADVVRAEGSLLGVRFDLADPDDRRTLISWAYSIGLTRPPSELSVLELSRRLLARCLG, encoded by the coding sequence ATGCCCCCCACCGCCGGATCCGAATGGGCCGCCGCCCTGGCCCTGATCGGCCTCTGCCTGACCGTGCTCCCCGCGCTGCCCGTCCGCCGCACGTGGGCCCGCACCGCGGTGATCGCCTTCTCGCTGGCGATCGCCGGGCGCTACCTGCACTGGCGGCTGGTCGAGACGGTCCTCCCCGCCGACGCCCGCGGCGTCCGGGGCGCCTGGATCTGGGTCGTCTTCGCCTTCGAGGTGGTCGCCATCCTGAACTGCGCCATCACCTACGCGATGCTCACCCGGACGAGCGACCGCACGCCGGAGGCGGACGCCCACGAGCACCGGCTGCGGTGCATGCCGCCGGAGTGCCTGCCGCGCGTCGACGTCTTCCTCTGCACGTACAACGAGGGGATCGAGGTCCTCGAGGGGCCGATCGTCGCCGCGAAGAACATGGACTACCCGAACTTCACCGTCTGGGTCCTGGACGACGGCCGCCGCCCCTGGCTCCGCGCCTTCTGCGAGGAGCAGGGGGTGGAGTACCTGACTCGTCCGGACAACGCCCACGCCAAGGCCGGCAACATCAACCACGCCCTGGCCCGCACCGACGGCGAGCTGTTCGCGATCCTCGACGCCGACTTCGCCCCGAGGCAGGACTTCCTGATGCGGACGGTCGGCTTCTTCGACGACCCGCGGGTCGCCATCGTGCAGACGCCGCACCACTTCCTGAACACCGACCTCTACGAGATGAACCTGGGCCTGGGGGAGCACTCGCCCAACGAGCAGAGGCTCTTCTTCGACACGATCCAGGCCAGCCGCGACGCCTGGGACTGCTCGTTCTGCTGCGGCTCGGCGAGCGTCCAGCGGCGGTCGGCCCTGATGGAGATCGGCGGGATCCCGACGGAGTCGGTGACCGAGGACATCCTCTCGTCGCTGCTGCTCCTGCGCCGCGGGTACGTGACGCGGTTCCTCAACGAGCCGCTGGCCTTCGGGCTGTCGCCGGAGAGCGTCAAGGGGATGTTCGTGCAGCGGCAGCGGTGGTGCCGGGGCGGCCTCCAGCTGCTGTTCCTGCGGGGCGGCGTGCTCGGGCCCGGCCTGACGTGGCTCCAGCGCCTGTTCTTCCTCCCGAGCGACTGGCTGGTGCAGACGCCCGTCCGGCTGTTCGCGGTGCTCGTGCCCATCCTCTACCTGTGGACGGGCATCCCGCCGCTGGAGAACGCCGAGCTGGCGGACCTGGTCCGCTACCAGCTCCCGATGCTCATCGCCCTGATGGCGCCGATGGTCTGGATCTCGAAGGGCCGCTACCTGCCGTTCGTGTCCACGGGGTTCTCCCTGTTCCTGAGCTTCCGGCTGGTTCCGACGATCCTCTCGACCCTGATCAAGCCGTTCGGCGAGCCGTTCCGGGTGACGCCCAAGGGGGCGGGGGCGGGCCGCGGCGTGGACTATTTCGCCCGCGGCTGCGCGTCGGGCCTGATGGCGGCGACGATGCTCGGCCTGCTGCTCAACGGCATCCCGGGCACTCGCGTCATCGCCGACCCGGAGCACCGCGCCGCGGCGACGTTCTTCTCGATGCTCAACATCGGCTGCCTGGTGCTGGCGATCCTCGCCAGCCGCGACCGCGGCCGCTCGCGGGAGGCGGAGCGGCTGCGGACCAGCGCGACGGTCATCTGCGAGCGCGAGGACGGCCGCCGCGTGCGGGCGTCGCTCGTCGACATCTCCGCCGGCGGCGCCGGGCTCCTCTGGCCCGAAGGCGTCCCGACCCCCCGCTCCGTGAAGCTGCTGGTCCCCGGCGGCGACGCCCTCCGCGCCGACGTCGTCCGCGCCGAAGGGAGCCTCCTCGGCGTCCGATTCGACCTGGCCGATCCGGACGACCGCCGGACGCTCATCTCCTGGGCCTACTCGATCGGCCTGACGAGGCCCCCGTCCGAGCTCTCCGTGCTCGAGCTCTCCCGCCGGCTGCTGGCCCGCTGCCTGGGGTGA
- a CDS encoding HlyD family secretion protein, with protein MDSTRIRLDESRTKMTPSRELLAPVPASGPAAGGAREAREGRGIRWGRLVRWGVGLAILAEAGWLATPTVLYRTSVRATVTAPVVAVRVSHEGEVVGTPPAVGERVSAGQVLFELQMAVPDRRPAERLRGEIESARKSSAALEAQVARLDEVKRELGKHFSDYREVREAQAQRQAAEQAARVQSAEARLKTAEFEVAMQRRLSGKGVSSGVDLARAENALVEARTELEVARQSAARHQLQLEAARKGLFVGEADGGQDRVASRQRCDEIEIQQAGLRERRDELEAQIREMEARLASEDRHLAATRIPVRSPIGGVVWSSPLAAGSEISPGWTALEVVDPARLRVEALFRDADAQRIRPGLPVKVRLPGSEGVLDGHVARVSAPGPAEVEPVAGRPDGSAYPGTFRATVALDRQPDGGERAEAYVGGSAVVWAAR; from the coding sequence ATGGACTCGACACGAATCCGCCTCGACGAATCGCGGACGAAGATGACGCCAAGCCGGGAGCTCCTGGCGCCGGTGCCGGCGAGCGGCCCCGCCGCCGGCGGGGCGAGGGAGGCGAGGGAGGGCCGGGGGATCCGCTGGGGGCGGCTCGTCCGCTGGGGCGTCGGCCTGGCCATCCTGGCCGAGGCCGGCTGGCTCGCGACGCCGACGGTCCTGTATCGCACGAGCGTCCGCGCGACGGTCACGGCGCCGGTTGTGGCGGTCCGCGTCTCGCACGAGGGCGAGGTCGTCGGCACGCCCCCGGCGGTCGGCGAGCGCGTGTCCGCGGGCCAGGTGCTGTTCGAGCTCCAGATGGCCGTCCCCGATCGTCGGCCCGCGGAGCGGCTGCGCGGGGAGATCGAATCGGCCCGCAAGTCGTCGGCCGCGCTCGAGGCGCAGGTGGCCCGGCTGGACGAGGTGAAGCGGGAGCTGGGCAAGCACTTCAGCGACTACCGCGAGGTCCGCGAGGCCCAGGCGCAGAGGCAGGCGGCGGAGCAGGCGGCCCGGGTGCAGTCGGCCGAGGCCCGGCTGAAGACGGCGGAGTTCGAGGTCGCGATGCAGCGTCGGCTCTCGGGCAAGGGGGTCTCGTCCGGCGTGGACCTGGCCCGGGCCGAGAACGCGCTGGTGGAGGCCCGGACCGAGCTGGAGGTCGCCCGCCAGTCCGCGGCCCGGCACCAGCTCCAGCTCGAGGCCGCCCGCAAGGGCCTCTTCGTGGGCGAGGCCGACGGCGGCCAGGACCGGGTCGCCTCCCGCCAGCGCTGCGACGAGATCGAGATCCAGCAGGCCGGGCTGAGGGAGCGCCGGGACGAGCTGGAGGCGCAGATCCGCGAGATGGAGGCCCGGCTGGCGAGCGAGGATCGCCACCTCGCCGCCACGCGGATCCCGGTCCGCTCGCCCATCGGGGGGGTGGTCTGGTCCTCGCCGCTGGCGGCCGGCAGCGAGATCTCGCCCGGCTGGACGGCGCTGGAGGTCGTCGACCCGGCGAGGCTGAGGGTCGAGGCCCTCTTCCGCGACGCCGACGCGCAGCGGATCCGGCCCGGCCTGCCGGTGAAGGTCCGGCTCCCCGGCTCGGAGGGCGTCCTCGATGGCCACGTCGCCCGCGTGTCCGCCCCCGGCCCCGCCGAGGTGGAGCCGGTCGCGGGCCGGCCCGACGGCTCGGCCTATCCCGGCACCTTCCGCGCGACGGTGGCCCTCGACCGGCAGCCCGATGGCGGCGAGCGGGCCGAGGCGTACGTCGGCGGCTCCGCGGTCGTCTGGGCGGCCCGCTGA
- a CDS encoding glycoside hydrolase family 43 protein — MSPIARLLPAACLLLLTAPTPADEPAKAPGNPAFPGWYADPEGVVFGDTYWIYPTYSARYDEQVFFDAFSSKDLVTWEKHPRVLSKADVKWARRAMWAPSVVEKGGRYYFFFGANDIQNNEEVGGIGVAVADKPSGPFKDHLGRPLVDRFHNGAQPIDQFAFKDADGTYYLIYGGWRHCNIARLNDDFTGFIPFADGTTFKEITPEGYVEGPFMFIRDGKYYFMWSEGGWTGPDYSVAYAVGDSPFGPFKRIGKILKQEPAIATGAGHHSVIRVPGTDEYVIVYHRRPLGETGANARVTCIDRMEFDDKGLIKPVRITREGVPARPLK, encoded by the coding sequence ATGAGCCCGATCGCCCGCCTCCTCCCCGCGGCCTGCCTGCTCCTCCTGACCGCCCCGACGCCCGCGGACGAGCCGGCGAAGGCGCCCGGCAACCCGGCCTTCCCCGGCTGGTACGCCGACCCCGAAGGGGTCGTCTTCGGCGACACCTACTGGATCTACCCGACCTACTCGGCCCGGTACGACGAGCAGGTGTTCTTCGACGCCTTCTCCTCCAAGGACCTCGTGACCTGGGAGAAGCACCCGAGGGTCCTCTCGAAAGCGGACGTCAAATGGGCGAGGCGCGCGATGTGGGCGCCGTCGGTCGTCGAGAAGGGGGGCAGGTACTACTTCTTCTTCGGCGCCAATGACATCCAGAACAACGAGGAGGTCGGCGGCATCGGCGTGGCCGTCGCCGACAAGCCCTCAGGGCCGTTCAAGGACCACCTGGGCAGGCCGCTGGTCGACAGGTTCCACAACGGCGCCCAGCCCATCGACCAGTTCGCCTTCAAGGACGCCGACGGCACGTACTACCTGATCTACGGCGGCTGGCGGCACTGCAACATCGCCCGGCTCAACGACGACTTCACCGGCTTCATCCCGTTCGCGGACGGGACGACATTCAAGGAGATCACGCCGGAAGGGTACGTCGAAGGTCCCTTCATGTTCATCCGCGACGGCAAGTATTACTTCATGTGGTCCGAGGGCGGCTGGACCGGCCCCGACTACAGCGTGGCCTACGCCGTCGGCGACTCGCCGTTCGGGCCCTTCAAGCGGATCGGCAAGATCCTCAAGCAGGAGCCGGCCATCGCCACGGGCGCCGGGCACCACTCGGTGATCCGCGTCCCGGGCACGGACGAGTATGTCATAGTCTACCACCGCCGCCCGCTCGGCGAGACCGGCGCCAACGCCCGCGTCACCTGCATCGACCGGATGGAGTTCGACGACAAGGGCCTGATCAAGCCGGTCCGCATCACGCGCGAGGGCGTCCCCGCCCGGCCCCTGAAGTAA
- a CDS encoding S41 family peptidase gives MRIATTLLLLAAPATIMAQGDAANDRSAEAVARVIEDRYVFPDVARRMADAVRSRSAKGEYRGLDGPGLASRLTRDLREACRDLHVRVEYSPETLPPQEKDAPLEPPPAAMEEIKRGLAPMNYGFKKLEILEGNVGYIRLDLFSPVAFAADRYAAAMAFVADTEALIIDLRNNGGSIDPQAIPFLCSYFFDEPVHLNDIYWRPEDRTREFWTKREVTGRKYLKKPIYVLTSRHTFSGAEEFAYDLKNLKRATIVGEPTGGGANPGGSRRADDHLSVWVPVGRAISPITRTNWEGTGVAPDLPTPSTKALVVARREALRRVLAAKPEWKEPLTGSIAAAEREEAAYRNVPLALRGHADAHEVRVAGTFNGWSDSAHRLERRGDAWVAEIPMEPGRIAYKFVVDGRWIPDPEAPGAGPEDSSQRVVE, from the coding sequence ATGCGAATCGCCACGACCCTCCTGCTCCTGGCCGCCCCCGCGACGATCATGGCCCAGGGGGACGCCGCGAACGACCGGTCCGCCGAGGCCGTGGCCCGGGTGATCGAGGACCGCTACGTCTTCCCGGACGTCGCCCGACGGATGGCCGACGCGGTCCGCTCGCGATCGGCGAAGGGGGAGTATCGCGGGCTCGACGGGCCCGGGCTGGCGTCGAGGCTGACGAGGGACCTCCGCGAGGCCTGCCGCGACCTCCACGTCCGGGTGGAGTACTCGCCCGAGACGCTGCCGCCGCAGGAGAAGGACGCCCCGCTCGAGCCGCCGCCCGCGGCGATGGAGGAGATCAAGCGGGGCCTGGCCCCCATGAACTACGGCTTCAAGAAGCTGGAGATCCTCGAGGGCAACGTCGGTTACATCCGCCTCGACCTGTTCTCCCCGGTCGCCTTCGCCGCCGACCGCTACGCCGCCGCCATGGCCTTCGTGGCCGACACCGAGGCGCTGATCATCGACCTCCGCAACAACGGCGGCAGCATCGACCCCCAGGCCATCCCCTTCCTGTGCAGCTACTTCTTCGACGAGCCCGTCCACCTCAACGACATCTACTGGCGGCCGGAGGACAGGACCCGCGAGTTCTGGACGAAGCGTGAGGTGACGGGGCGAAAGTACCTGAAAAAGCCGATCTACGTGCTGACGAGCCGGCATACCTTCTCCGGGGCCGAGGAGTTCGCCTACGACCTGAAGAACCTGAAGCGGGCCACGATCGTCGGCGAGCCGACCGGCGGCGGGGCCAACCCCGGCGGCTCCCGCCGGGCCGACGACCACCTCTCGGTCTGGGTCCCGGTGGGCCGCGCCATCAGCCCGATCACGAGGACGAACTGGGAGGGCACCGGGGTGGCCCCGGACCTGCCGACGCCGTCCACCAAGGCCCTCGTCGTGGCCCGCCGCGAGGCCCTTCGGCGCGTGCTCGCCGCGAAGCCCGAGTGGAAGGAGCCGCTGACCGGCTCGATCGCCGCCGCCGAGCGCGAGGAGGCCGCGTACCGCAACGTCCCGCTCGCCCTCCGCGGCCACGCCGACGCGCATGAGGTCCGGGTCGCCGGCACGTTCAACGGGTGGTCGGACTCCGCCCACCGGCTGGAGCGCCGCGGCGATGCCTGGGTCGCCGAGATCCCGATGGAGCCCGGCCGGATCGCCTACAAATTCGTCGTCGACGGCAGGTGGATCCCGGACCCCGAGGCCCCCGGGGCGGGCCCCGAGGACAGCTCCCAGCGGGTCGTCGAGTAG
- a CDS encoding CZB domain-containing protein — MTELHPIDHAIAAHARWKSNLRQAIQTGQSPLTVAQARRDDACDLGRWLIERPAPVKSSPHYLEVLDLHAKFHREASHVLELALAGKATEAAEAMAIGNPFATVSSKLTIALTAWKKAITGA, encoded by the coding sequence ATGACCGAGCTGCATCCGATCGACCACGCGATCGCGGCCCACGCGAGGTGGAAGTCGAACCTCCGGCAGGCGATCCAGACCGGCCAGAGCCCGTTGACCGTCGCCCAGGCCCGCCGCGACGACGCCTGCGACCTGGGCCGATGGCTCATCGAGCGTCCCGCGCCGGTGAAGTCGTCGCCGCACTACCTCGAGGTCCTCGACCTGCACGCGAAGTTCCACCGCGAGGCCTCGCACGTCCTGGAGCTGGCCCTCGCCGGCAAGGCCACCGAGGCCGCCGAGGCCATGGCCATCGGCAACCCCTTCGCCACCGTCTCCTCCAAGCTGACCATCGCCCTGACGGCCTGGAAGAAGGCCATCACCGGGGCGTGA
- a CDS encoding cyclic-phosphate processing receiver domain-containing protein gives MLEDDADRIRRFAAVLRRIAPESPLISWHDAHRMCREVGEHPPSARLISMDHDLDPKPGVPDDPGDGVIVARCLALQAQPCPVIIHSSNGTRSDWMAGEFELAGWSYRRVAPIGERWIEEYWRSVASELLGRAAASNRP, from the coding sequence ATGCTCGAGGACGACGCCGACCGGATCCGCCGCTTCGCCGCCGTGCTGCGTCGCATCGCGCCGGAGTCGCCTCTCATCAGCTGGCACGACGCTCATCGGATGTGCCGCGAGGTCGGCGAGCATCCGCCCTCCGCCCGCCTGATCTCGATGGACCACGACCTCGATCCGAAGCCCGGCGTCCCGGACGATCCCGGCGACGGCGTGATCGTCGCGAGGTGCCTCGCCTTGCAGGCCCAGCCCTGCCCGGTCATCATCCACAGCAGCAACGGCACGAGGTCGGACTGGATGGCCGGCGAGTTCGAGCTGGCCGGCTGGTCCTACCGCCGCGTCGCCCCCATCGGCGAGCGCTGGATCGAGGAATACTGGCGGTCCGTCGCCTCCGAGCTGCTCGGCCGGGCGGCCGCATCGAACCGCCCGTGA
- a CDS encoding CPCC family cysteine-rich protein: MTSRPEEDDPRSDANAGVAWFHWYVSRIEAQPKDLPLRCPCCYCRALDERGGFDICPVCFWEDDGQDDHDADVVPGGPNGALSLTQARMNYRQFSACDERSRTQVRPARPEERPDE, from the coding sequence ATGACGTCCCGACCCGAAGAGGATGATCCGAGGAGCGACGCCAATGCCGGGGTCGCATGGTTCCACTGGTACGTCTCCCGCATCGAGGCGCAGCCGAAGGATCTCCCGCTCCGCTGCCCGTGCTGCTATTGCAGGGCGCTCGACGAGCGAGGGGGCTTCGACATCTGCCCGGTCTGCTTCTGGGAGGACGACGGCCAGGACGACCATGACGCGGATGTCGTCCCCGGCGGCCCGAACGGGGCGTTGAGCCTGACCCAGGCCCGGATGAACTACCGGCAATTCTCGGCGTGCGATGAACGGTCCCGAACGCAGGTCAGGCCCGCCCGGCCGGAGGAGCGGCCGGATGAGTGA
- a CDS encoding DDE-type integrase/transposase/recombinase, which translates to MPMRVRVDNGSPWGSAGDLPTELALWLFGLGVEVIWNPPRRPQDNGVIERSQGTGKRWAETATCADAAELQRRIDEMDRIQREVYPCIGGKSRTEAFPELEHSGRHYRAEDEAASWSLPAALAHLATYCVQREVDEGGCISLGNRSRYVGTPLKGKRVCVSLDPYEVAWLVHDAAGVCYHRLEAGELSAERITGLDVSRHRHRPGPRPRRRQRTAAELPANNCGA; encoded by the coding sequence ATGCCGATGCGGGTGCGCGTCGACAACGGCTCGCCATGGGGGTCGGCCGGCGACCTTCCCACCGAGCTGGCGCTGTGGCTCTTCGGCCTGGGCGTCGAAGTGATATGGAACCCGCCGCGGCGGCCGCAGGACAACGGCGTGATCGAGCGGAGCCAGGGGACGGGTAAGCGATGGGCCGAGACGGCGACCTGCGCCGACGCGGCGGAGCTGCAGCGGCGGATCGACGAGATGGATCGCATCCAGCGGGAGGTGTACCCGTGCATCGGGGGCAAGAGCCGGACGGAGGCGTTCCCGGAGCTGGAGCACTCGGGCCGACACTACCGGGCGGAGGACGAGGCGGCGAGCTGGAGCCTGCCGGCGGCGCTGGCCCACCTGGCCACCTACTGCGTGCAGCGGGAGGTGGACGAGGGGGGATGCATCTCGCTGGGCAACCGGAGCCGCTACGTGGGCACACCGCTGAAGGGCAAGCGGGTCTGCGTGTCGCTGGACCCATACGAGGTCGCCTGGCTGGTCCACGACGCCGCGGGGGTCTGCTACCACCGGCTGGAGGCCGGCGAATTGTCCGCCGAGCGGATCACCGGCCTGGATGTCAGCCGCCATCGCCACCGCCCCGGCCCCCGGCCGCGACGGCGGCAAAGAACTGCGGCCGAATTACCGGCAAACAACTGTGGCGCGTGA